The proteins below are encoded in one region of Coffea arabica cultivar ET-39 chromosome 4c, Coffea Arabica ET-39 HiFi, whole genome shotgun sequence:
- the LOC113742766 gene encoding uncharacterized protein isoform X2 produces the protein MGKVQNQKLQDLWPQYNNGHLKNEGPWIIDEDHENCWINVDAASSSSSSLASSVIEASTISDGSCSSNDTRDDASSSATHSSSSNSSGALYDLSELMEQLPIKFAVSCYTWEPYPRVTSIEDLAKKEAPCRRKHKGSKNFEGGLDAYRTFTLPKPIISKKTPRGSLSSSFLCRRGGFINGSSRPPQKPLKKSLGDGM, from the exons ATGGGAaaagtgcaaaatcaaaagcTTCAAGATCTATGGCCTCAATATAATAATGGTCATTTGAAGAATGAAGGTCCCTGGATAATCGATGAAGATCATGAGAATTGCTGGATTAATGTTGACGctgcatcatcatcatcatcatcattagcATCCTCCGTCATTGAAGCTTCGACTATTTCAGATGGGTCGTGTTCCTCGAACGATACAAGGGATGATGCATCGTCATCAGCTACACATTCTTCATCCTCAAATTCTAGTGGAGCTTTATATGACTTGTCCGAGCTCATGGAACAATTGCCTATCAA atTTGCAGTTTCTTGCTATACATGGGAACCTTATCCCAG GGTTACAAGCATAGAAGATTTGGCAAAGAAAGAGGCTCCTTGTAGAAGGAAACACAAGGGAAGCAAGAATTTTGAAGGTGGCTTGGATGCCTACAGAACATTCACTCTTCCTAAGCCCATTATTTCCAAGAAAACACCGAGGGGCTCACTTTCATCATCTTTTCTGTGTAGAAGGGGAGGTTTCATTAATGGCAGCAGCAGGCCTCCACAGAAACCTTTGAAAAAGAGCTTGGGTGATGGGAtgtga
- the LOC113743037 gene encoding uncharacterized protein — translation MAFRGRGRGGFRAAKQENLDLFLEIDELGTAESVKVDPSFAVWFSKFQRYWNSSPYYVEDESGGAKKSQRIEIEKLADRKSKKTSSKQPLSHFIRMEPDYVPAELAKDEKKEKHGIKRVRWNPEADMQKLDVFEKLEQKHQVQELNGKEDEEEEGDEKLEEDEEEYSDDGDYNQNIDFDDDEDDFNTGDDNDDEPEL, via the exons ATGGCATTCAGAGGGCGAGGACGTGGTGGATTTCGTGCTGCTAAGCAAGAAAATTTAGATCTCTTTCTG GAAATTGATGAACTAGGAACTGCAGAAAGTGTGAAAGTTGATCCATCCTTCGCTGTGTGGTTTAGTAAATTTCAGAGGTACTGGAACTCTTCTCCTTATTATGTTGAAGATGAAAGTGGAGGTGCAAAGA AAAGTCAAAGAATCGAAATAGAAAAGCTTGCAGACAGGAAGTCTAAAAAAACGAGTTCAAAGCAGCCACTCTCCCACTTCATAAGAATGGAGCCTGATTATGTTCCTGCTGAACTAGCTAAAG ATGAGAAGAAGGAGAAGCATGGTATCAAAAGAGTGAGATGGAACCCTGAAGCAG ACATGCAGAAGTTGGATGTCTTTGAAAAGCTTGAGCAGAAGCATCAG GTACAAGAATTAAATGGGAAGGAGGATGAGGAGGAGGAAGGAGATGAAAAACTTGAAGAGGATGAAGAGGAGTATAGTGATGATGGTGATTATAATCAG AacattgattttgatgatgatgaagacgaCTTTAACACGGGTGACGATAATGATG ATGAACCAGAACTTTAG
- the LOC113741427 gene encoding acid phosphatase 1 — protein sequence MKNISAVLFLLVALAATSHATCFRNPLRLLTDDDQTSHAECITSPIHLLRPKSGAAGHNVPQINCLSWRLAVETYNLRNWKLVPESCENYVGHYMLGKQYREDCDAVADIAIAYAKNLTLAGDGKEIWVFDIDETSLSNAPYYARSDVQFGAIPYNDTKFNAWVAEGAAPAVPGVLRLYKTLLSLGIKPVFISGTKEVYREVRISNLKNVGYRNWEKLILKGENDTGSAVVYKSNKRTELVEAGYRIVGNIGDQWSDLLGTNVGDRTFKVPDPMYFIG from the exons atgaaaaatATTTCGGCAGTGCTTTTTCTCCTTGTTGCTCTAGCAGCAACTTCTCATGCAACATGTTTCCGGAACCCCCTTCGTCTCCTAACTGATGATGACCAAACCTCCCATGCAGAATGCATAACCAGTCCAATCCATCTTCTCAGGCCAAAATCTGGAGCTGCTGGCCATAACGTCCCACAAATCAACTGCCTAAGCTGGCGCCTGGCCGTGGAAACCTACAACCTGCGTAATTGGAAGTTGGTTCCTGAATCCTGCGAAAACTACGTAGGTCATTACATGCTGGGCAAGCAATATCGCGAGGATTGCGATGCTGTGGCTGATATTGCTATTGCATATGCTAAAAACCTCACTCTTGCTGGTGATGGCAAGGAAATTTGGGTCTTCGACATAGACGAGACCTCTCTCTCCAATGCTCCATACTATGCACGTTCCGATGTTCAATTCGG GGCAATACCATACAACGACACAAAGTTTAATGCTTGGGTGGCTGAGGGAGCAGCACCTGCAGTGCCTGGAGTTCTTCGTTTGTACAAGACACTGTTGTCTTTGGGGATCAAGCCCGTCTTCATATCAGGAACAAAAGAAGTATACAGAGAAGTGAGGATTTCCAATCTCAAGAATGTCGGTTATCGCAACTGGGAAAAGCTTATACTAAA GGGAGAGAATGACACGGGTTCAGCAGTGGTGTACAAATCCAACAAGAGAACGGAGCTAGTGGAAGCAGGGTACAGAATTGTTGGGAACATTGGAGATCAGTGGAGCGATTTGCTGGGGACAAATGTTGGCGACAGGACCTTCAAAGTACCGGATCCAATGTACTTCATCGGTTGA
- the LOC113742766 gene encoding uncharacterized protein isoform X3 has protein sequence MGKVQNQKLQDLWPQYNNGHLKNEGPWIIDEDHENCWINVDAASSSSSSLASSVIEASTISDGSCSSNDTRDDASSSATHSSSSNSSGALYDLSELMEQLPIKVTSIEDLAKKEAPCRRKHKGSKNFEGGLDAYRTFTLPKPIISKKTPRGSLSSSFLCRRGGFINGSSRPPQKPLKKSLGDGM, from the exons ATGGGAaaagtgcaaaatcaaaagcTTCAAGATCTATGGCCTCAATATAATAATGGTCATTTGAAGAATGAAGGTCCCTGGATAATCGATGAAGATCATGAGAATTGCTGGATTAATGTTGACGctgcatcatcatcatcatcatcattagcATCCTCCGTCATTGAAGCTTCGACTATTTCAGATGGGTCGTGTTCCTCGAACGATACAAGGGATGATGCATCGTCATCAGCTACACATTCTTCATCCTCAAATTCTAGTGGAGCTTTATATGACTTGTCCGAGCTCATGGAACAATTGCCTATCAA GGTTACAAGCATAGAAGATTTGGCAAAGAAAGAGGCTCCTTGTAGAAGGAAACACAAGGGAAGCAAGAATTTTGAAGGTGGCTTGGATGCCTACAGAACATTCACTCTTCCTAAGCCCATTATTTCCAAGAAAACACCGAGGGGCTCACTTTCATCATCTTTTCTGTGTAGAAGGGGAGGTTTCATTAATGGCAGCAGCAGGCCTCCACAGAAACCTTTGAAAAAGAGCTTGGGTGATGGGAtgtga
- the LOC113742766 gene encoding uncharacterized protein isoform X1: MGKVQNQKLQDLWPQYNNGHLKNEGPWIIDEDHENCWINVDAASSSSSSLASSVIEASTISDGSCSSNDTRDDASSSATHSSSSNSSGALYDLSELMEQLPIKRGLSNFYRGKSESFTCLSRVTSIEDLAKKEAPCRRKHKGSKNFEGGLDAYRTFTLPKPIISKKTPRGSLSSSFLCRRGGFINGSSRPPQKPLKKSLGDGM; encoded by the exons ATGGGAaaagtgcaaaatcaaaagcTTCAAGATCTATGGCCTCAATATAATAATGGTCATTTGAAGAATGAAGGTCCCTGGATAATCGATGAAGATCATGAGAATTGCTGGATTAATGTTGACGctgcatcatcatcatcatcatcattagcATCCTCCGTCATTGAAGCTTCGACTATTTCAGATGGGTCGTGTTCCTCGAACGATACAAGGGATGATGCATCGTCATCAGCTACACATTCTTCATCCTCAAATTCTAGTGGAGCTTTATATGACTTGTCCGAGCTCATGGAACAATTGCCTATCAA GAGAGGACTTTCTAACTTTTACCGAGGGAAATCTGAGTCTTTTACGTGTTTGTCAAGGGTTACAAGCATAGAAGATTTGGCAAAGAAAGAGGCTCCTTGTAGAAGGAAACACAAGGGAAGCAAGAATTTTGAAGGTGGCTTGGATGCCTACAGAACATTCACTCTTCCTAAGCCCATTATTTCCAAGAAAACACCGAGGGGCTCACTTTCATCATCTTTTCTGTGTAGAAGGGGAGGTTTCATTAATGGCAGCAGCAGGCCTCCACAGAAACCTTTGAAAAAGAGCTTGGGTGATGGGAtgtga
- the LOC113741500 gene encoding uncharacterized protein isoform X1, with product MQVADMRALRKVFSSRNHLCNLSSRKSSSHSSFVSFKPLQNPALSRQFHSSRLLKSSDEPISSINASTAWTAGSNFSSNDLPSTSNTPYNDPNVEAFYDPVSGRVRTRTTRVFSSSALEKNSESGSESESYGKNGGNLSSCDFQDAGGTRVYGEIIGTGGKKKGKSKTVWVCSECGYSSGQWWGYCQSCQKAGTMKQFSPGVESNGTGKVSGFEFSENVARAWLPQNSADTVPIRLADVNRGVSPLDWRIPLSGLFGAEVGRVLGGGLVPGSLVLVGGDPGVGKSTLLLQTAAIIAEGHAMGGTAPVVYVSGEESIEQIGNRADRMKIGATELFLYSSTDIKDILDKARPLSPRALVIDSIQTVYLQGVTGSAGSISQVRECTSALLRFAKTTNVPVLLAGHVTKSGDIAGPRVLEHIVDVVLYMEGEKCSSHRLLRSVKNRFGTTDELGVFEMSHSGLQAVSNPSEMFLSEEYSDSEILAGLAVAVIMDGSRAFLIEIQALCIAGSPIARQVNGVQASRADMIISVLMKQAGLKLQENGIFLNVVSGVSLSETAGDLSVAAAICSSFLEFPIPRGVAFIGEIGLGGELRMVPGMEKRASTLAKLGYKKCVVPELAEKFLSTLDLEGMQILACRDLKEMINTVFSKRLRQS from the exons ATGCAAGTTGCAGACATGCGAGCACTCAGAAAAGTCTTCTCCAGCAGAAATCACCTCTGCAATCTATCATCCCGCAAATCCTCTTCACATtcctcttttgtttctttcaaaccTCTCCAAAACCCTGCACTTTCCCGCCAATTCCACTCCTCGCGCCTCCTCAAATCCTCCGATGAACCCATCTCCAGCATCAATGCTTCGACTGCCTGGACTGCCGGTTCAAATTTCTCGTCTAATGACCTCCCTTCAACCTCAAATACTCCGTATAACGATCCTAATGTGGAGGCGTTTTACGACCCCGTGTCCGGCCGTGTGAGGACAAGGACAACGAGAGTATTTAGTAGTAGTGCCCTCGAGAAAAATTCCGAGTCGGGTAGCGAAAGTGAAAGTTATGGGAAGAATGGTGGTAATTTATCGAGTTGCGACTTCCAGGATGCTGGGGGAACTAGGGTTTATGGGGAGATTATAGGGACTGGTGGTAAGAAGAAAGGGAAGAGTAAAACTGTTTGGGTGTGCTCCGAGTGTGGGTATTCGTCTGGGCAGTGGTGGGGTTACTGTCAGTCGTGCCAGAAGGCAGGTACCATGAAGCAGTTTTCTCCAGGAGTAGAGAGTAACGGTACAGGGAAAGTTAGCGGATTTGAATTCTCGGAGAATGTGGCGCGGGCGTGGCTACCACAAAATTCTGCTGATACAGTGCCTATTAGGTTGGCCGATGTGAATAGGGGGGTCAGCCCATTGGATTGGCGAATTCCTTT GTCTGGATTGTTTGGAGCTGAAGTTGGAAGGGTTCTTGGTGGAGGTCTTGTGCCAG GTTCTTTAGTTTTAGTTGGGGGTGATCCTGGTGTTGGGAAGAGCACACTTTTGTTACAG ACTGCTGCGATAATTGCAGAAGGGCATGCAATGGGTGGAACAGCTCCAGTTGTTTATGTGTCTGGTGAAGAG AGCATTGAGCAAATTGGCAACAGAGCTGATCGTATGAAAATTGGGGCAACAGAACTTTTCTTATACTCAAGTACAGATATCAAG GACATTTTGGACAAGGCTCGACCTCTCTCCCCTCGCGCTTTAGTTATTGATTCTATTCAGACAGTTTATCTACAAGGAGTGACTGGAAGTGCAGGAAGCATCAGTCAG GTAAGAGAGTGCACTTCCGCTTTGCTACGTTTTGCTAAGACAACAAATGTCCCTGTTCTTTTG GCTGGACATGTGACTAAATCTGGTGACATAGCTGGACCTCGTGTCTTGGAGCATATTGTTGATGTTGTACTGTATATGGAA GGGGAGAAATGTTCATCTCATCGACTGCTTCGATCTGTGAAGAATCGTTTTGGAACCACAGATGAG CTTGGAGTTTTCGAAATGTCACACTCAGGATTACAGGCTGTTTCAAACCCCAGTGAGATGTTTCTAAGTGAGGAGTACTCAGATTCGGAGATTCTAGCAGGGTTGGCTGTTGCTGTAATTATGGATGGTTCACGCGCTTTTCTCATTGAAATTCAG GCATTATGCATAGCTGGCTCTCCAATTGCAAGACAAGTGAATGGTGTTCAAGCGAGCAGAGCCGACATGATCATTTCG GTTCTTATGAAGCAAGCTGGACTGAAGCTACAAGAGAAT GGCATTTTTCTTAATGTTGTTAGTGGTGTTAGCTTGTCTGAGACTGCTGGAGATCTTTCAGTAGCGGCTGCAATTTGCAGCAG TTTCTTGGAGTTTCCCATTCCCCGTGGTGTAGCATTCATTGGAGAAATTGGCCTTGGTGGGGAACTTCGTATG
- the LOC113741500 gene encoding uncharacterized protein isoform X2 has translation MQVADMRALRKVFSSRNHLCNLSSRKSSSHSSFVSFKPLQNPALSRQFHSSRLLKSSDEPISSINASTAWTAGSNFSSNDLPSTSNTPYNDPNVEAFYDPVSGRVRTRTTRVFSSSALEKNSESGSESESYGKNGGNLSSCDFQDAGGTRVYGEIIGTGGKKKGKSKTVWVCSECGYSSGQWWGYCQSCQKAGTMKQFSPGVESNGTGKVSGFEFSENVARAWLPQNSADTVPIRLADVNRGVSPLDWRIPLSGLFGAEVGRVLGGGLVPGSLVLVGGDPGVGKSTLLLQTAAIIAEGHAMGGTAPVVYVSGEESIEQIGNRADRMKIGATELFLYSSTDIKDILDKARPLSPRALVIDSIQTVYLQGVTGSAGSISQAGHVTKSGDIAGPRVLEHIVDVVLYMEGEKCSSHRLLRSVKNRFGTTDELGVFEMSHSGLQAVSNPSEMFLSEEYSDSEILAGLAVAVIMDGSRAFLIEIQALCIAGSPIARQVNGVQASRADMIISVLMKQAGLKLQENGIFLNVVSGVSLSETAGDLSVAAAICSSFLEFPIPRGVAFIGEIGLGGELRMVPGMEKRASTLAKLGYKKCVVPELAEKFLSTLDLEGMQILACRDLKEMINTVFSKRLRQS, from the exons ATGCAAGTTGCAGACATGCGAGCACTCAGAAAAGTCTTCTCCAGCAGAAATCACCTCTGCAATCTATCATCCCGCAAATCCTCTTCACATtcctcttttgtttctttcaaaccTCTCCAAAACCCTGCACTTTCCCGCCAATTCCACTCCTCGCGCCTCCTCAAATCCTCCGATGAACCCATCTCCAGCATCAATGCTTCGACTGCCTGGACTGCCGGTTCAAATTTCTCGTCTAATGACCTCCCTTCAACCTCAAATACTCCGTATAACGATCCTAATGTGGAGGCGTTTTACGACCCCGTGTCCGGCCGTGTGAGGACAAGGACAACGAGAGTATTTAGTAGTAGTGCCCTCGAGAAAAATTCCGAGTCGGGTAGCGAAAGTGAAAGTTATGGGAAGAATGGTGGTAATTTATCGAGTTGCGACTTCCAGGATGCTGGGGGAACTAGGGTTTATGGGGAGATTATAGGGACTGGTGGTAAGAAGAAAGGGAAGAGTAAAACTGTTTGGGTGTGCTCCGAGTGTGGGTATTCGTCTGGGCAGTGGTGGGGTTACTGTCAGTCGTGCCAGAAGGCAGGTACCATGAAGCAGTTTTCTCCAGGAGTAGAGAGTAACGGTACAGGGAAAGTTAGCGGATTTGAATTCTCGGAGAATGTGGCGCGGGCGTGGCTACCACAAAATTCTGCTGATACAGTGCCTATTAGGTTGGCCGATGTGAATAGGGGGGTCAGCCCATTGGATTGGCGAATTCCTTT GTCTGGATTGTTTGGAGCTGAAGTTGGAAGGGTTCTTGGTGGAGGTCTTGTGCCAG GTTCTTTAGTTTTAGTTGGGGGTGATCCTGGTGTTGGGAAGAGCACACTTTTGTTACAG ACTGCTGCGATAATTGCAGAAGGGCATGCAATGGGTGGAACAGCTCCAGTTGTTTATGTGTCTGGTGAAGAG AGCATTGAGCAAATTGGCAACAGAGCTGATCGTATGAAAATTGGGGCAACAGAACTTTTCTTATACTCAAGTACAGATATCAAG GACATTTTGGACAAGGCTCGACCTCTCTCCCCTCGCGCTTTAGTTATTGATTCTATTCAGACAGTTTATCTACAAGGAGTGACTGGAAGTGCAGGAAGCATCAGTCAG GCTGGACATGTGACTAAATCTGGTGACATAGCTGGACCTCGTGTCTTGGAGCATATTGTTGATGTTGTACTGTATATGGAA GGGGAGAAATGTTCATCTCATCGACTGCTTCGATCTGTGAAGAATCGTTTTGGAACCACAGATGAG CTTGGAGTTTTCGAAATGTCACACTCAGGATTACAGGCTGTTTCAAACCCCAGTGAGATGTTTCTAAGTGAGGAGTACTCAGATTCGGAGATTCTAGCAGGGTTGGCTGTTGCTGTAATTATGGATGGTTCACGCGCTTTTCTCATTGAAATTCAG GCATTATGCATAGCTGGCTCTCCAATTGCAAGACAAGTGAATGGTGTTCAAGCGAGCAGAGCCGACATGATCATTTCG GTTCTTATGAAGCAAGCTGGACTGAAGCTACAAGAGAAT GGCATTTTTCTTAATGTTGTTAGTGGTGTTAGCTTGTCTGAGACTGCTGGAGATCTTTCAGTAGCGGCTGCAATTTGCAGCAG TTTCTTGGAGTTTCCCATTCCCCGTGGTGTAGCATTCATTGGAGAAATTGGCCTTGGTGGGGAACTTCGTATG
- the LOC140005101 gene encoding uncharacterized protein codes for MDSFGKGFSSQPPASPKLSISGETKENDVNHDNLGSNFKSQNPKKPVTKHFMSPTISATSKVTVPRTKILAEKNESTTSCDNAHYPKSLILEAKNGLHYTGLGASPHCDQTSSWADPACVNASVFYDGEVNNCFADSSVRPYDPLTNYLSPRPKFLRYKPNRRREILQRSGIFSSRNQKIVDEQKSSECDQEELLDSSPQEGSSQIMMIKAEDNRHDGQDADGDEDEESEEDEVPNCWCLKGLAKFLVLLVVIGLSTSYISSMNNPRPSTVVQATGGLMEGYHRIQKHLFEAVYSNVHGSPWQNGSERTLGFTLDDDHELGRYQIDLDDEEEWDESTDEIIEIPEPPTGEFEDISEDDEGCHTNVHGSPWQNGSERTLGFTLDDDHELGRYQIDLDDEEEWDESTDEIIEIPEPPTGEFEDISEDDERDEELICPDWKSAEIINDKVKETNEASDQFPVFENAQTDAATDQELNEVEKDSEGLQQCASLERKPANLIFRADQLENDHKADQIEGAKAGEEMTRNRPERIEDATTIRDGENYDKAEELNRIYVEDETNKTELQLSEATISGVGDEIFLPAKIEIDDDTQAHTRRFEIGGKSIKDLNFLDLEPIAIAMIIFSIFSIILACLVYRYRLRAIPAPLHDPQLKASDRKEKLIQAQVCGQVEHAEERAESILKPSSMSFPFEKGHKETYIHAPDIELLGEFVIGEFSTVRRSLDRKGRTIETGETIYSVSHGQSRAQPVARAQTPNVSSTGSPSYGSFTAEKIMLKKKEGGREGNVKAITTPVRRSSRIRNLSATSP; via the exons ATGGACAGCTTTGGAAAGGGTTTTTCATCACAACCTCCTGCGTCACCAAAACTCTCGATATCAG GGGAAACTAAAGAGAATGATGTAAACCATGACAATTTGGGATCTAATTTCAAGTCTCAGAACCCCAAGAAACCTGTGACCAAACACTTCATGTCACCTACGATTTCTGCAACATCTAAGGTTACTGTTCCAAGAACAAAAATTCTGGCTGAGAAAAATGAATCCACAACTTCTTGTGATAATGCCCATTACCCAAAATCTCTGATCCTTGAAGCAAAAAATGGCCTCCACTACACAGGTTTGGGTGCCTCTCCTCACTGTGATCAAACATCGAGCTGGGCTGATCCGGCTTGTGTTAATGCCTCTGTTTTCTATGATGGTGAGGTGAATAATTGTTTTGCTGATTCTTCTGTGAGGCCTTATGACCCTTTGACTAACTATCTCTCCCCAAGGCCTAAGTTTCTGCGTTACAAACCAAATAGGAGGCGTGAGATACTCCAAAGAAGTGGAATTTTTAGTTCCCGGAACCAGAAAATTGTTGATGAACAAAAATCTTCAGAATGTGATCAAGAAGAGCTCTTGGATTCTTCTCCTCAAGAAGGTTCTTCACAGATAATGATGATTAAGGCAGAGGATAACCGTCATGATGGTCAAGATGCTGATGGTGACGAGGATGAAGAAAGCGAGGAAGATGAGGTGCCAAATTGCTGGTGTTTGAAAGGATTGGCGAAATTTCTAGTTTTGTTGGTTGTCATAGGGCTATCAACTTCTTACATATCGTCTATGAACAATCCTAGACCTTCAACAGTTGTACAAGCTACTGGAGGTCTTATGGAAGGGTACCACAGAATTCAGAAACATCTATTCGAAGCTGTCTACTCAAATGTGCATGGTAGTCCATGGCAAAATGGATCAGAGCGAACTTTAGGATTTACTCTGGATGATGATCATGAACTTGGAAGATATCAGATAGATTTAGATGATGAGGAAGAATGGGATGAAAGCACTGATGAGATAATTGAAATCCCTGAGCCGCCAACTGGTGAATTTGAAGATATCAGCGAGGATGATGAAGGGTGCCACACAAATGTGCATGGTAGTCCATGGCAAAATGGATCAGAGCGAACTTTAGGATTTACTCTGGATGATGATCATGAACTTGGAAGATATCAGATAGATTTAGATGATGAGGAGGAATGGGATGAAAGCACTGATGAGATAATTGAAATCCCTGAGCCGCCAACTGGTGAATTTGAAGATATCAGCGAGGATGATGAAAGAGATGAGGAATTGATTTGCCCAGACTGGAAAAGTGCTGAAATTATAAATGATAAGGTGAAAGAAACAAATGAGGCGTCTGATCAGTTTCCagtgtttgaaaatgctcaAACTGATGCAGCAACTGACCAAGAACTGAATGAAGTAGAGAAGGATTCTGAAGGGCTGCAGCAGTGTGCAAGTTTGGAGAGAAAGCCTGCTAATCTAATTTTCAGGGCTGATCAATTGGAAAATGATCACAAGGCTGATCAAATTGAGGGGGCTAAAGCAGGAGAGGAAATGACAAGGAATAGACCAGAGAGAATTGAAGATGCTACAACTATTAGGGATGGTGAAAATTATGACAAGGCTGAAGAACTAAACAGAATTTATGTCGAAGACGAAACAAATAAGACTGAACTGCAGTTATCTGAAGCTACTATTAGCGGTGTAGGAGATGAAATTTTTCTGCCGGCGAAGATAGAAATTGATGATGACACACAAGCTCATACCCGCAGGTTTGAAATAGGTGGCAAGTCAATAAAGGATCTTAACTTCCTGGACCTTGAACCGATTGCCATAGCTATGATAATCTTCTCTATATTTTCCattattttggcatgtctagtGTACAGATATCGCTTAAGGGCAATACCAGCTCCTCTACATGATCCTCAGCTTAAAGCGTCTGACAGAAAAGAGAAACTGATTCAAGCACAAGTTTGTGGTCAAGTTGAGCATGCGGAAGAGAGAGCTGAGTCTATTTTGAAACCTTCATCCATGTCTTTTCCATTTGAAAAAGGTCATAAGGAAACATACATCCATGCACCAGATATCGAGTTGCTTGGAGAGTTTGTGATTGGAGAATTCAGCACTGTTAGGCGGAGTTTGGATCGGAAAGGCAGAACGATTGAAACTGGAGAGACCATTTATTCCGTTTCTCATGGGCAGTCACGAGCTCAGCCAGTTGCTCGAGCTCAGACACCCAATGTTTCAAGTACAGGTTCTCCTTCATATGGAAGCTTTACAGCTGAAAAGATcatgctcaagaagaaagag GGAGGCAGAGAGGGAAATGTGAAGGCAATAACAACTCCAGTGAGGAGATCAAGCCGAATTCGGAACCTTTCAGCCACATCTCCTTGA